GGAGAAGGTTCTTTTCCTGCATATGCAGTATAAGGAATTTTAGCAAGGTATACATTATTTATTAATCCTGTATTCTGATCAAGTGTTGCAGTCGCAAGCCAAGTAAATGAACCTGAATATATTTTCCAGTTTGTTACTTGTGGAGTTGCAGCTATTGTATCATTGTAAGGTTTAATTATGTCTCCATTTACTTCTATATACTTACTTGTCGTAGCTTCTGCAGCTTCCGAACCTATTATAAGATCGGCTTCGGACATTTGGATATTACTTAAGCCCAATATAGGATTTGTACCTTTTAAAGTATCAATATACATTCCGAATGAAGAACTTAATAAATCTCTATTCCCCTCAACAACTGATATGTTTACTATCGGTTGTAATATTCCATCTTTTGATATTGTTGCTGTAGGAGAACCTGCAGGTGCTTTAATTTCGACTCCTTCCACTTCTTTACCCGTAGGCTTGCTTCCAGGTGTAAATGTTTCTTGTGCTCCGGAACCTATTGTTATAGTTCCGTGATTTCTTACTGTTCCTCCTGTTACTAAGAACTGAGCATACCCTCCGGGAGAGTTTATATTAATGGTTCCATTATTTACAAGACTCGATCCTTTTCTCACTACGACTCCTACCGCTGCATTAGGTGTTCCCACTGTTGTGATAGTTCCATCATTTACTCCGGTTGCTCCGTTATCAAGATAAATTCCCATTGCTCCGTCAGCAGCCAGATTAATAGTTGCTCCCGCTGCATTTCTTACTGTTGAAGTAGTACCCGTAGCATACATTCCTATACTATTGTTTCCATTTACATTAATTACAGAGTTATTTACTATATTTCCGTTATCTGTAGCCATTCCTATACCGAATCTTGATGTTCCCGTATCGGATGCTCCTATTGTTATAGGTGCATTATTTACAGCTGTTCCTCCACCTATTGAGTAGACACCTACATTTCCTATTCCTGTTCCGAAGTTTATAGGTGCGTTATTCGTTACTGTTCCTGCTGAATATAGTCCATAGTTTTCCCCTGTTGTCGAAGTCAAAGCAGTATTATTAGTTACAGTTCCGTTGACATCATTGGAATAGACATAAATAGCTCTGTTTCCTAAAGTTATATCTGCTAATGGTGTACTTGTGAAATTAAATGGTGAACTTCCCTGTACTGCAACAAATCCGTAAGAATTATCTCCTATATTCATTTTTCCGTCATTTGTTACAATTCCTCCATTTTCAAGATAAACTCCGACAGCTTCATTGTTACCTACATTTACTATGGAACTTGGTACCAGTCTAACTGCTGTTCCTTTGGAATATATTCCTATTCCGCCGTCTCCTACTGTAACTTCTCCGTCATTGGCTACTTCATATCCGAATATACCTATTGAATTGTTTCCTGTCTTAATTTTACCTGTTGCTCCGTTACTTACTACAATATCACTTACATCTGTAAAAATTCCCACATTAGGATTGGAAATATTTGATGCATCACCCAGTGTAATAGTTCCCGAGTTATTTATTTGATAATTATTTCCAAGTCCATATATACCTACTGAACCTTCACCGGATAAATTAATATTTCCTGTTGAAACATTGTTAACTTTTATATTTGAAGGTCCCGTTCCGGTACCGTCAAAAGTTATTCCTATTGCTTTAGTTCCTGTTGAAGTTATTGTTCCTGAGTTTGTTGCCGTTCCTGTAGTTGCACCCTTTACATATAATCCTGTAGAGTTGTTTCCTAAATTAATCGTTCCTTCATTTGAAAGAAGTGAGTCATTTTCTCCATAAAGAGCTGTAGAGGAATCACCTATATTGATTATTCCCGAAGGGGCATTTGTAAGTTCGGCAAAACTTCCGTAAATAGCTGTGGAATTTGCTCCTGAAAGATTAATATTTCCGCTGTTTGTAAGTTGAACATTATTTCTTGATGCTGTCTGGTTTGCCTGTGCCATGGCAACCTGTCCTGCCTGAGTTCCCGTAATTGTGTTACTGTTGTTATTTTCAATTGATGAATTTGAAATTTCCAGCTGATTATATGCATCATTTGCATTATCAAGATCTACTGACTGATTTACTGCCAGCTTGCTTAAATAAAGCATAAATGATTTATAATCCGTACCGTTTATTGTAGCTCCTCCTAAAGCTGCTGCAAGGTTTGAAGCACTTGTATCAGATAAATTCATTGCTACGTCCTGAGCTATAAACAGTCTTGAACCTGAAGCCATGTTCAATGTCAGATTATTCATACCGTTAAATCTGCTTGTAGCCCATGCTCCTATTGCTGTGGAATCAAACGGACTGTATCCTGCACCTTTGTAAAGGAAGGCAGTTCCTCTGCTGTTTGAATCAGTTCCTCCTGCAATATTGGCAGTAATTGGAGCTGTAAATTTTATTACTCCCGTATTGTCAGTATAAAATGCTAATGATTTCTGCCCTGTATTTATTATATTGTTTGCATTAAATTCAACTGTTCCGCCTTTAGCATAAGTATTGAATGCCCCGTCTGTTGTACTTATTGTAGTATCGGCTATTTTTAAAGTCGAACCTGCTCCTGCCGAATAAGCTCCTATTGAAGCCGAACCGTCTACAGTTATATCTGATACTCCTGTTGACTGAGTAAGTGTCGCTCCGTTCATTGCGGCAAGTCCTACTGAACCGTCGGAAGCACTTAAAGCTTTTCCGTCTACAGTTATAGCTCCTGTACTGTTTACAACAGAACCGTCGGCAATTATTGCTTTTATTGATTTTCCTGAAGCGTTTATATTTCCGGTATTTGTAACCGTTCCTGAAGATTTTGAAAATATTCCGGTTGAACTGTCAGAGTTATTTACTTCAATATTTGCCCCTGTCATTAAGTCATCTGCTGCAGCGGTATATATACCTATATTAGACTTCCCATCTAATATTTTTATACTATTAGGTCTTGATCCGGCATTATTTTCACTTAAATTTACAATTCCATCATTTATAAATACGAGAATATTTTTTTCTCCATTTGTTGATTTTATAGTATAATCATTAATTGTAAATGGCTTAGTCCCTGTATAATTAAAATACATTCCTACATTTGAAGTTCCCGATAAATCCATATTAAATACAGACTCTCTCGAATTTAAAGGAATCTGTTCTATTCTATTTCCATCTGCACTTTGACTAAATGTTGCTAAACCGCCGTCAAGATCGGCCCATCCTGTAAAGGCTGCCCCTACTGAGGACTCTCCTGATATATTAATAGGCCGGTTAAGTAAAATTTCAAATCCAGGATAATCATACTTACTATTTAC
The sequence above is drawn from the Leptotrichia sp. OH3620_COT-345 genome and encodes:
- a CDS encoding autotransporter-associated N-terminal domain-containing protein, whose protein sequence is MSNNLKKMEKDLRALAKRCKDVKYTKGLLLSFLLMGMLTFSEGLTPPEVKSTENAISQTRKELNSSINDMHSAFKQAKRENNRLLKNANLELIQLMEQGDQVVKSPWSSWQFGMNYFYSNWRGAYKGRGDKKEKYPYEGILERDKNEFNRYVSPLSSFYNLLAVSADPTSASSNARSGLKAGYGLASNKPVLEPVVELELNAGITPRPVAKGALVLTPPTAATPTTPTPIDFKPTDPTINPPQVPTINIAVISAPATGNGDDMYIKDGGNNTALAGSLSNQNVGMIAQYSTSGGTMDVTVNNGATMDISTNGVTFTGHKGASHNGGSTYSSNLNTTGYTGYSAMKLVGGHEVKIENTTINVKGAGTNYQRWLFHTDGHNDHGESTWNIGNGSTINLDGLKLAMYTSQYHGNGRKSNIGFINNGTINSNGADNYLWIALDESGSMNRVQYFANKGTITLNGDGNVFVFMDGRTPHRKDTYAIGTAAEGGYSIINEGALNLNGKNQRGIIVNSKYDYPGFEILLNRPINISGESSVGAAFTGWADLDGGLATFSQSADGNRIEQIPLNSRESVFNMDLSGTSNVGMYFNYTGTKPFTINDYTIKSTNGEKNILVFINDGIVNLSENNAGSRPNSIKILDGKSNIGIYTAAADDLMTGANIEVNNSDSSTGIFSKSSGTVTNTGNINASGKSIKAIIADGSVVNSTGAITVDGKALSASDGSVGLAAMNGATLTQSTGVSDITVDGSASIGAYSAGAGSTLKIADTTISTTDGAFNTYAKGGTVEFNANNIINTGQKSLAFYTDNTGVIKFTAPITANIAGGTDSNSRGTAFLYKGAGYSPFDSTAIGAWATSRFNGMNNLTLNMASGSRLFIAQDVAMNLSDTSASNLAAALGGATINGTDYKSFMLYLSKLAVNQSVDLDNANDAYNQLEISNSSIENNNSNTITGTQAGQVAMAQANQTASRNNVQLTNSGNINLSGANSTAIYGSFAELTNAPSGIINIGDSSTALYGENDSLLSNEGTINLGNNSTGLYVKGATTGTATNSGTITSTGTKAIGITFDGTGTGPSNIKVNNVSTGNINLSGEGSVGIYGLGNNYQINNSGTITLGDASNISNPNVGIFTDVSDIVVSNGATGKIKTGNNSIGIFGYEVANDGEVTVGDGGIGIYSKGTAVRLVPSSIVNVGNNEAVGVYLENGGIVTNDGKMNIGDNSYGFVAVQGSSPFNFTSTPLADITLGNRAIYVYSNDVNGTVTNNTALTSTTGENYGLYSAGTVTNNAPINFGTGIGNVGVYSIGGGTAVNNAPITIGASDTGTSRFGIGMATDNGNIVNNSVINVNGNNSIGMYATGTTSTVRNAAGATINLAADGAMGIYLDNGATGVNDGTITTVGTPNAAVGVVVRKGSSLVNNGTININSPGGYAQFLVTGGTVRNHGTITIGSGAQETFTPGSKPTGKEVEGVEIKAPAGSPTATISKDGILQPIVNISVVEGNRDLLSSSFGMYIDTLKGTNPILGLSNIQMSEADLIIGSEAAEATTSKYIEVNGDIIKPYNDTIAATPQVTNWKIYSGSFTWLATATLDQNTGLINNVYLAKIPYTAYAGKEPSPVEVTDTYNFLDGLEQRYGVEGLGTREKALFNKLNNIGKNEEALFYQATDEMMGHQYANVQQRINRTGTLLDKEFT